TCGACCGCGTGCCAAAAAGTGTAGCTCTGTCGCATGGCGATGAGATGCAGTGTCGCGGCGATGAGCACACAAATATGGAACCTGTTGTAAGCATGCTCTCAATACCTACAGCTGGTGCGAAGATCCCTGGGGTAAGTACGCAGCACTGTACGTACAATGTAATCGAATGTCCCAGTTGCGAACCTTTCAGGGAAGTGCGCGACGTAGAGCATTGCGCCAAATATGTAAACGAAACCACTCCATGCGATGTACCCAAATCCGAGCGTCGCAAAAAGGAAAtcaaagcgccgcgtcagAGTGAGCATGTGCAGTATGGGCGCAATTCCACAAAGTCCCAGCGCAATAAAAAggccagcgcgcacggGCCTGTATTTGGCCGTGGCGTACTGCGGCTTGATGAGCACGTACAAAGCAAGAAATCCCAGCGACACGATCAGCACCGTGTACCATGCCATTTCCTTCGGATGACAGTACAATCCGAAACGCAGTGCAGGAATATTGCTGCCCACCGTCAGGACAACAATGCCCATGTAATCGAGGCGGTTAAATTTTTTGGCGACTGCCTGGGAGCAACACGAAACGCTGTGGTACACAGCACTACACGTCAAACAGAAGATCGTGCCGCTCAAAAAGATGCCAAGCGTGAGCATATCCATCTtatccgccgcgcgcatctgaggcgatgcacgcaagTGCGGCACTGGGGGTACGAcggagcttggcgcgggCCATAGCGTGTACGGAAGTCCTCCCATCCCAGCAAGGTGCGCACACAGCAGACCGATGGCAACGACGGCTCCGATTAGATGGGTGTGGATATTCACTGCATCAGTTAGAAGCAAGCGTACCTGTTTCATTGTGCCAGTAGTCCCATATACTCCGCCAGCATCGGTAGTACGAGTCGTGGCAATACGTCTCCTGCTCCTGCATCACAGATTGCGTTGCGCCGGGTAcatggcgccgcgtcgcgggCACACTGCGTTTAGTCGTGTGCGCCGTATGTTTTTCCGGGACGGGCAGTGGATTTTCTTTGGAAGGgacgcgcggcggtgcatcgcCTGGCCGCCGATAGCCGGTACGAATATACGCATTatcctgcgctgcatgttAGCATCCACTCGCACACGCACCCCACTGCGGCAAATCCTCAAACGTTACCAGGTACGGATGCATGacggtgcgcggcgccgaatTGGCCATTTCTCCACATTTTTACCCGCGCACACTCGCCATCCCATTTCAACACGTGGGATGCATTGGCGACGATGTATGCTTGGACTTGCGTTGGTGGGATGTACTATTGCGCGGGATGGGCAAGAGACCGAGCATACTGAGCTGATTGCATACATGGAAGCACTACACGATGCGCGTGTCCATCATTGCGCGCTGGTCGGCAAGCAACCCTGCACATCGGTAAGATCCTCCACCGGCCCCGCTCCAACTCTATATGCCGCCCCGCCCATTGTCCCAGTACACAAGCCAGCTCCAAATCtggtgcgtgcgatgcacgTCCCATCGTACGTCACACAAactgtgctgcgctgcgctgcgatcTTCTTCTCCATTGCCAGCACGCTCCTACAACTCTGTATCGCAGTTGTGTTGATTCCCTATACACTCGCACGGAGTGTCTTGCGTGTCTTTTCACACTGCTCTACGCAACTTGGTGCCCCCTTTTTCTATGTCTGGACTGCATTGTACACCGTACTGGTGGCTTGGCCATTAGAGGCTATTGCGCGCGTGATGGGCCTTGCATATCAGCTGTACGTGATAGTTGGTGTCGCACTCATCTGCGGCACACTACTTGGCCTTGTAGCGAgcctcctgctcctgctcgaGGACCGCTTGTACATAGCCAGGCTGTCGTAGTGGTTCGTGCATACCACGTGACTAAAACgaagctgcggcggcggcgcgtcttgaaGCGGCATGTCAGGCAGCACTGTCGGATACCAGCTGCCGTGGGTCGAAAAGCACAGGCccaaggcgctgcgcgacattGTCGGGAATTCTGCTACGGTAGATCGTCTCCGCGTGATTGAAGAGAACGGCAACGTACCCCACCTGCTCGTGTCTGGCTTGCCTGGCATCGGGAAGACAACAAGCGTGCACTGTCTTGCACATGCCTTGCTGGGCGATGCGTACAAAGACGCTGTATTGGAGCTGAATGCATCAGATGATCGGTACGTGCACTCTTGCTAACCACAGCGGCATCGATGTCGTGCGCAACAAAATCAAGTCGTTTGCACAGAAAAAAGTTTCGCTGCCGTCTGGCCGGCACAAGATCATTATactcgacgaggcggatAGCATGACGCCaggtgcgcagcaggcactgcgccgcacgatgGAAATATATGCCAACACTACACGTTTCTGCTTTGCATGCAACCAATCCAACAAGATTATCGAGCCGATCCAGAGTCGATGCGCGATTCTGCGATTTGGCCGCGTGCAGGACGACGAAATTCTaaagcgcctcgtcgagaTTTGCAAGGCAGAGCACGTCGAGTATGCGG
This is a stretch of genomic DNA from Malassezia vespertilionis chromosome 1, complete sequence. It encodes these proteins:
- a CDS encoding uncharacterized protein (TransMembrane:4 (n10-28c38/39o48-67i74-93o105-126i133-159o); EggNog:ENOG503NVEP; COG:T), with amino-acid sequence MRAADKMDMLTLGIFLSGTIFCLTCSAVYHSVSCCSQAVAKKFNRLDYMGIVVLTVGSNIPALRFGLYCHPKEMAWYTVLIVSLGFLALYVLIKPQYATAKYRPVRAGLFIALGLCGIAPILHMLTLTRRFDFLFATLGFGYIAWSGFVYIFGAMLYVAHFPERFATGTFDYIGSSHQL
- the RFC4 gene encoding replication factor C subunit 4 (COG:L; EggNog:ENOG503NUUJ), whose amino-acid sequence is MSGSTVGYQLPWVEKHRPKALRDIVGNSATVDRLRVIEENGNVPHLLVSGLPGIGKTTSVHCLAHALLGDAYKDAVLELNASDDRGIDVVRNKIKSFAQKKVSLPSGRHKIIILDEADSMTPGAQQALRRTMEIYANTTRFCFACNQSNKIIEPIQSRCAILRFGRVQDDEILKRLVEICKAEHVEYADEGLAAIVFTAEGDLRQAVNNLQSTWTGQGYVSPDNVFRVCDQPHPMVVREILSACNQGDLDAALDRLDEIWALGYSPLDIVATLFRVVKTMDALPDPVKLEYIREIGWTHMRTLEGVATLLQLSGLIARLAKLSMNPTLFVL